One Clupea harengus chromosome 12, Ch_v2.0.2, whole genome shotgun sequence DNA segment encodes these proteins:
- the LOC105889887 gene encoding zona pellucida sperm-binding protein 3-like produces MFFLQGGLILILIAAYVAQEAFFHKSCKTDAVTIKWPLKLTQEQIQNPYTVLLGNCVPSSVTVDEVIFHVAFNDCLFQRTVSGNKIIFMNLLTYRPGLAVPAQSYIVDCDFDRPVLLTSPSVQPGIHDEKPIFIMELMKGDFSGPAQSATFTVGSNIPFRASVAEQTGVPQQIFLDECIMTTSPDPNVANDTYTVVTDEGCLLESKYGNSTFLPREKPSEIRLSLTAFGFVDADEVYLHCRLVSWEAHRLDVNKKACSYRKENQRWELLDDASQNYLCSCCNSICKKSSGGLWQDVVVGPIRILKESQESNKDPLRKSAKGLGKGTFWLLTVVVPLVLLIATGALALSYYLCVWRGGRLGYRPSRDLLNKY; encoded by the exons ATGTTCTTTCTACAGGGAGGTCTCATCTTGATCCTTATTGCAGCTTATGTGGCTCAGGAGG caTTTTTTCATAAATCCTGCAAAACTGATGCGGTCACAATAAAATGGCCCCTAAAACTGACACAAGAGCAAATACAAAACCCATACACTGTTCTCCTGGGTAACTGTGTCCCCTCAAGTGTGACTGTGGATGAGGTGATCTTCCATGTAGCTTTTAACGACTGTCTCTTCCAGAGAACG GTGTCTGGAAATAAGATCATCTTCATGAATTTGCTAACCTACAGACCAGGCCTAGCTGTTCCAGCTCAATCTTACATTGTGGATTGTGATTTTGACAG GCCGGTACTGTTGACTTCCCCGTCAGTTCAGCCTGGCATACATGACGAGAAACCGATCTTCATAATGGAGCTAATGAAAG GTGACTTCAGTGGTCCAGCTCAATCCGCTACTTTCACTGTGGGCTCCAATATCCCCTTCAGGGCCTCTGTGGCTGAGCAGACAGGTGTACCACAGCAGATCTTCCTGGATGAGTGTATTATGACCACGTCCCCAGACCCAAACGTAGCCAATGACACGTACACTGTAGTCACTGACGAAGG GTGTCTTCTAGAAAGCAAGTATGGAAACTCAACATTTTTGCCCAGAGAGAAACCTTCTGAAATCCGTCTTTCTCTAACTGCCTTCGGTTTTGTTGATGcagacgag GTCTACCTCCACTGTAGGCTGGTTTCATGGGAGGCCCACAGGCTTGACGTTAACAAGAAGGCCTGTTCTTACAGGAAGGAAAATCAGAGATGGGAGCTGCTTGATGATGCTTCCCAAAATTATCTCTGCAGTTGCTGTAACTCCATATGCAAAAAAAGCAGTG GAGGCTTGTGGCAGGATGTCGTTGTTGGTCCCATAAGAATCCTCAAGGAGTCTCAAGAATCAAATAAAGATCCACTTAGGAAAAGTGCAAAAG GTTTAGGTAAAGGTACATTCTGGCTCCTCACCGTGGTTGTGCCCTTGGTGTTATTAATTGCAACGGGAGCTCTGGCACTAAGCTATTATCTCTGTGTATGGAGGGGTGGAAGACTTGGGTACCGTCCCAGCAGGGAcctattaaataaatattaa
- the mtfp1 gene encoding mitochondrial fission process protein 1, which produces MEAPPEQTSKEVDIYRDTWVRFLGYANEVGEAFRALVPPSVVWASYAVATVYVSADAVDKGKKAAAAHGDNPGKTTRVGVAMVDTFIWQALASVAIPGFTINRVCAASLYLLGRATRWPLPVRKWTTTAIGLSTIPFIIKPIDRSVDFMLDSSLRKVYGGGEKHE; this is translated from the exons ATGGAGGCACCACCAGAGCAAACAAGCAAAGAAGTTGATATTTATCGCGACACATGGGTTCGCTTTCTGG GCTATGCCAACGAGGTGGGAGAGGCCTTCCGAGCCCTGGTGCCCCCGAGTGTGGTGTGGGCCAGCTACGCTGTTGCCACGGTATATGTCTCTGCTGATGCGGTGGACAAGGGCAAAAAGGCTGCTGCT GCACATGGGGACAACCCTGGGAAGACGACACGGGTTGGCGTAGCGATGGTGGACACCTTCATCTGGCAGGCTCTGGCCTCCGTGGCCATCCCAGGCTTCACCATCAACCGGGTGTGCGCTGCTTCGCTCTACCTGCTGGGCAGGGCCACACGCTGGCCTTTGCCTGTGCGCAAATGGACCACCACCGCAATCGGCCTCTCCACCATCCCTTTCATTATCAAACCTATCGACAG ATCCGTAGACTTCATGCTGGACTCTAGCCTCCGGAAGGTGTACGGGGGTGGGGAGAAGCATGAGTAA
- the lman2la gene encoding lectin, mannose-binding 2-like a — translation MMRWIHFTLLLVASPCFSDDGHEMEEFLKREYSLSKPYQGIGSASSSHWELMGDAMVTIDQVRLTPDMQSKQGAVWSRLPCHLNNWELQVHFKIHGQGKKNLNGDGMAIWYAKERMDAGPVFGNKDNFTGLGVFVDTYPNEEKYLEAQKKRYTPRSERIFPYVIAMIGNGTIGYDHERDGRPTELGGCNAMVRNLKHDTFIFIRYVRRRLTIMIDIDGQHEWRDCLDIPGVRLPQGYYFGASALTGDLSDNHDLISLKLYQLTVLRSKLEEDEEEEEIKVPSVDNVDLLKPYFTEEGMSGIAIFFTALFSMLGLFLLIVISLVVYSHWTESRRKRFY, via the exons ATGATGCGCTGGATACATTTTACACTTCTCTTGGTTGCGAGTCCTTGCTTTTCGGACGATGGTCATGAAATGGAGGAGTTTCTCAAGAGAGAGTATTCTCTGTCCAAACCATACCAAG GTATTGGATCAGCCAGCTCTTCCCACTGGGAACTAATGGGAGACGCTATGGTAACAATCGACCAGGTGCGCCTTACACCAGACATGCAGAGCAAACAGGGGGCGGTCTGGAGCCGTTTG CCTTGTCACCTCAATAACTGGGAGCTCCAAGTGCACTTCAAGATCCATGGCCAGGGCAAAAAAAATCTTAATGGTGATGGCATGGCCATTTGGTATGCGAAAGAACGTATGGACGCAG GCCCCGTGTTTGGCAATAAAGATAACTTCACAGGGCTTGGGGTTTTTGTTGACACGTACCCAAATGAGGAGAAGTACCTGGAG GCGCAGAAGAAGAGGTACACCCCTCGCTCCGAG CGAATTTTCCCATATGTGATAGCGATGATTGGGAACGGGACCATAGGTTATGACCATGAACGGGACGGACGTCCCACAGAACTAGGTGGCTGCAACGCTATGGTTCGCAATCTCAAACATGAcaccttcatcttcatcagaTACGTACGCCGCAGGCTAACG ATCATGATTGATATTGATGGTCAGCATGAGTGGAGGGACTGCCTGGACATACCGGGGGTGCGGTTGCCACAGGGCTACTATTTTGGGGCATCAGCCCTTACCGGAGACCTCTCAG ACAACCATGACCTGATTTCTTTGAAGCTGTATCAGCTGACGGTATTGCGCAGCAAactggaggaagatgaggaggaggaagagatcaAGGTTCCCAGTGTGGACAATGTGGACCTCCTGAAAC CCTATTTCACTGAGGAAGGGATGAGCGGGATTGCCATCTTCTTTACGGCTCTCTTTTCCATGTTGGGTCTCTTTCTGCTAATTGTGATAAGCCTGGTTGTCTACAGTCACTGGACAGAAAGCCGACGAAAGCGTTTCTACTGA